In a single window of the Rhinolophus ferrumequinum isolate MPI-CBG mRhiFer1 chromosome 21, mRhiFer1_v1.p, whole genome shotgun sequence genome:
- the LOC117014057 gene encoding C-C motif chemokine 3-like, with protein sequence MKVPGAALAVLLCTTTLCSQVFSVPYAADTPTACCFSYSAKQLPRKFIASYYETSSQCSKPGVIFQTKKQRQVCADPSEAWVQEYITGLKPNA encoded by the exons ATGAAGGTTCCCGGGGCTGCCCTTGCCGTCCTTCTCTGCACCACGACCCTGTGCAGCCAGGTCTTCTCTGTACCAT ATGCTGCTGACACCCCGACCGCCTGCTGCTTCTCCTATAGCGCCAAGCAGTTGCCACGCAAATTCATAGCCAGCTATTATGAGACCAGCAGCCAGTGCTCCAAGCCCGGTGTCAT ATTCCAAACCAAAAAACAGCGGCAGGTCTGTGCCGACCCCAGCGAGGCCTGGGTCCAGGAATACATCACTGGCCTGAAGCCAAATGCCTGA
- the LOC117014059 gene encoding C-C motif chemokine 4 yields MKLCVTVLSLLVLVAAFCSPALSAPMGSDPPTACCFTYTLRKLPRSFVTDYYETSSLCSQPAVVFQTKKGKQICANPSEPWVQEYMEDLELN; encoded by the exons ATGAAGCTCTGCGTGACTGTCCTCTCTCTCCTTGTGCTAGTGGCTGCCTTCTGCTCCCCAGCACTCTCAGCACCAA TGGGTTCAGACCCTCCCACTGCATGCTGCTTCACTTACACCCTGCGGAAGCTTCCTCGCAGCTTTGTTACGGATTACTATGAGACCAGCAGCCTCTGCTCCCAGCCAGCTGTGGT ATTCCAGaccaaaaagggaaaacaaatctgTGCCAACCCCAGCGAACCCTGGGTCCAGGAGTACATGGAAGACCTGGAACTGAACTGA